The genomic region tttaaaaatatatgtttccTTCAATTTCCTTTTTACTATGATTGttacctttattgaatttttagtcaaactttaaaaacaaatgatttagctttcaaaacttgattttattttttaaaacataagaaagaaatgaataacaaaacaacaaaaattataGGTGAAGGTAAGTATctattagatttaaaaaaaaaaaatcaaattgttattaaaCGAGAGTTAAGCTTTCACGTTCTTAGTTTATTCTCATGAAACACTAACTTGTTTTCCTTGTGTTAGGGATGCTGATACCAGGGATTTGGATTTGAAGGTTCATTAACCAATGATCTCAATTCTATAATGAAAATTCATCCGCTGCTTTTGGTGAACTTGTTATGTGCTCTCGTGACATAATTTATAGATTTTGATAAATATGACCATgtactataatgtattttttttttttttttttaatgatcgcAAATATCATTTCCATTAGGGAGGGGATAGCTTGGAGTTATATAAGGGCTGGCTGGCTGGCAACCAGTGCTCTCTCTTTCCAAACTGATACTGGCAATCCAGCTATATTGGTATTGGTAACCATTCAAAATGACAAAATAATTGCCACCTATATAATGGGTCATCAGAATGAAAATTATTCTGACTTTTGGCTCACTTTTTTAGGGTAAATGACTGGCTTACAACTTTGACAATATATGGACCGAAGCGCAAAATTTAGTTTAGTCAATGTGTGGTATATTggattttttaatgttttttttttttaaaaaaaaatggacctttttaaatataaaaaaaatatttaaaaatatttacattttaaggTACGCATTcttgtttaaaaagaaaaaaagaaaaaaattgttccTCCTATTTAgtggattaaattggttgaaggtgtgatttattataatttatcgtAAATTATGACATGATTAATCATGGGTTGGAGGATGCATTAACTCTGTAGCGATGCTTCAagatggttatatatatatatatatgaaaatgcaaagatGGGCAAGATAACAATATTTGTCGAGATTCAAATTTGTTATATCATTATAATaagttaaaaaaacaatattaaaaagaaaaaaaaactccccTGGTAAATAAGATTAATCCCATAACATCTTTGTTTAATGACTATAATGAAAGCTTGGACTTGTTCTGCCAACATGCAGAAGGATATATCATGTATGATCATTGAAATTGTTCGACAGTAAATTTTAGTACCATCCATCCCCACAATAGTGACATCTATTTGCATATGATGAAGTAAAAAGAATGCCCCCCCAAGAATAATAGGGGACTTAAAAACACCTACTATAGAACTTCAATATATCATGATAATAAGCCATAGAAGACCATGTGTTGAAAATTAGATATCACCTCCGGCAGGTCACTGGCCCAAAAGAGGCCATTTTCCAGCAATGACAGCCAGGCGCATTGGAACATTTTCATTCCACATCTACCAAGAGCAACAAACAAATGCTGAGTACAACAGACTTACTTTTGATTTTATGAGCCTTGGTCATCCTGCACAAGCAATCGACAAACCACGTTCCTTAGATGGCTTTGCTTCATCCATCGGTGTCGCAACTAATCTAGATTTGGACTGGACCCGCCACAGACTCGGAACCTGTATGTGCATCCTTCTGTCTCAAAGAGAGCTTAGCAAACTGCGTCTCGAGGTCTCGGCTTTTGGTGCGTTTAAGGGTGGAAGGTGGTGGCTGTGGCTGTTGCTGCTGTTGGTACAACATTCTTAGTCTTCCAATCTCCCTCTCCAGTACTTCATGTTCCACTGAATATAATTTCACATTAAAGTTTCCTTAGTACAACAAATATAAGGTGTTTGGGCCACCAACTTGAAGTTGAACACTCCATGTTTAGGGCTCCAATTATAACAGTTCATGTTTCtaactattataacctataattattTACAgtattactatttcaaatccTTTTTGgttatagtgtttactatttcttaCACATCCTTTCTATTCCTCTTTGTTCCAATGTTAACTATTTCctacccaaactaaaataatatgtaCTCCAAATacagactattataacccaTACTAAAATAGTCTACACACTTAACACGGACTATTATAACCtacagactataataaccacaaACTATAGTAACTAATTTAGTGTCCCAAACATTTCCTAAGGAATTACATCTCTTTTTAAAATTCAGTTTGAAACTGTGACTGATGGACAAAGGaattttcatccaaaactaatTCAACGTTTTCTTAAAAATGAAACCATTAGAACGGACTGTCAAAACTCAAGTTTGAAAGTATGGAGGCTCACGGTATTTTATAAGCTGCTCCTGAGATAAACTTTCCAATCGCTGTTTCAATGCTTTATTCTCCATGCCAAGAATTAAGTTTTGCTGACTGAGAAATTCAAGCTCGGCAGAAACTTCAGAACCATTTGCTTGTAAGGCTTGTACGTTCCTTTCTAGCTCCGCAATGTACTGAAGTTTTCGTACACGTGACCGTTGAGCAAATTGCCTGTATTCATAACAAGTCAGGTTAAAGCATATACATAGATTATCTCTTTATAACATAATCATATACATAGACTAGATCTTCATAGATTATCTGCAATTTTCTATCTCTCCAATGCTGCAAAGTTATACTCAATCTTCTTTAGTTACACACACATCCATCCAATATCAGCAAGTTTTATATTGGAAATTCTCTCCCAATTCCTGTATGAGTATACGGCCCAGTATTAGGACAGAGGAAGGAAAGGGGTTCACTAGGTAGGACGAAATAACAAGCATTCTCAAGAATCcacatgaaaattttaaaaactgtAGACCAACGCTTTTCTGGGAGAGAAAAAAACCTCCATTCCTATCCTTGACTTCTCCAGTATGTGAGCAACAGGAACCGTAAATCTCAAGGAAAACGTGAGAAACAGGCTAAGCTAAAGATGGTACGACACAAACAAATAGATTATAAGCAAACTTGGAGACACGATTGAAAACAGACTTCAAAACTGTGCAGGGAGAGAGGACATTTTTGCGTTTCAATAATGTAGATAATAATCAATGCAAAACTTACTGTTTAGCTCTTTTATTATCTGTATCAGCCGGACCTGGCTTAACATGGGAACTGTCCATTCTCTCAGATAACTTTCGATCAGGCAGACCAGTTTCTGCTGAATCCTGCTTTTCAGAACTTGATGCAAACTCATTTGCTTCCTGTGGTGTACTCAACGACCTTGAGTTTTCAAGAAGAATGCTACTTTTGGCAGAAGGGCGGGCACCTGGGTTAGCTGTCAATGTAGTTGGAGGCAATTCCCGTGTCCTGTTCTTCTGTTTGATCCAGTTTGCTTTCATATATAACGAAGTTTGATGGGAATCAAAACCTTGTGATGCCCAGGAAGGTAAATACATATTTTTACATTGGGAGTCATCTTGTGTATGATTTTCATTTGAAACATTTCCTGCATCTAAGTAAGCAAAGGAGTCACTTGATGAACGTCGATGACCACCTCTTTGAATTGGTGTTTCAGGTTCATTGAGGAGATCATCAAGCCAAGAAGGCTGTTCCTCCATCAGAAGACTTTCAGATGATGTTCTATGATGTTGCACATTTCCCTCTCTGGGATTCTGCAGTGCTCTTGACCCAATAATGGGATTAGGGAAATAATCAGCATATGAGGAGGAACCACTAGGAAATGGACTCTTAGGAGGAAGCAGAGCATGCTTTCCAGAATAAATCACATTTCTCATGTTTGATAACACCTTGGAATTCTCCATGGCATTGACTGCACAAGTTTCTGCCAAAAAGCATACAGACAAACAAAGTGAAGGAAGAAACAAAACCTCAACAATTTACGTTAATAATTGTTGCACACTTCTTAATCAAATCAGCCAGACTCGGGATTTAAAACTGAAGAAAGCACCACAAAAACCAAAGCCTTTGTTGAAAATAATACATCTTTCCTCAATCCGAAACAGTATCAGGTGTAAAATTCTGCAGCATCAACTACtgtttgaacaaaaaaaaaaaaaaaaaaattgatgtggGTGCTGTTAATAGCTAGACAGGTTACTCTAAGGGGTATTGTGAAATCCTGGCAGCGTGTgcattgttttaaaaaatagctAAGCGTACAGAATCTATtataattttgagaaaaataaagCATCAATGTCTATCAAAATCAAAGAAGTCAACATCAAACTCAGAATTGACAATTATAAAGATATACAAAGCAGGGAGTAATTAGAAATCCTGGAAGTCACATGCAGGAACAGCAGGCATCATTCTTTTAcgaaaacaagaagaaaaagaaaagttcaaagaaagCCTTGCAGGAAAAAGCAGCGTTGAAGGAGATAGATGCCGCATCTTCCTCCGAAGACGAACACGAAGATTAATGAGAAAATTTCGCAATGTTTGGCAGATCTCTAACCCGATCTAACAATATATATTCCATAGATGCAAATTTCCAGTTACGTAAATACCGTGCGCAGAGAAATTGATGATCGACAAATACAAAGAATTTTCCGACTCGGCTCTGCACCATTTCACGACATACATACAGCTCAAGCTACTTGGAAAATCGAAATCCGAAAAGAGGAGAGAGATGAGATCCTCGAATACAAACATGCAATCAGAAAACTGTGTGAATTCACAGGTTCAAGAAATTAAGA from Benincasa hispida cultivar B227 unplaced genomic scaffold, ASM972705v1 Contig916, whole genome shotgun sequence harbors:
- the LOC120070104 gene encoding uncharacterized protein At4g06598 isoform X3 — its product is MENSKVLSNMRNVIYSGKHALLPPKSPFPSGSSSYADYFPNPIIGSRALQNPREGNVQHHRTSSESLLMEEQPSWLDDLLNEPETPIQRGGHRRSSSDSFAYLDAGNVSNENHTQDDSQCKNMYLPSWASQGFDSHQTSLYMKANWIKQKNRTRELPPTTLTANPGARPSAKSSILLENSRSLSTPQEANEFASSSEKQDSAETGLPDRKLSERMDSSHVKPGPADTDNKRAKQQFAQRSRVRKLQYIAELERNVQALQANGSEVSAELEFLSQQNLILGMENKALKQRLESLSQEQLIKYLEHEVLEREIGRLRMLYQQQQQPQPPPSTLKRTKSRDLETQFAKLSLRQKDAHTGSESVAGPVQI
- the LOC120070104 gene encoding uncharacterized protein At4g06598 isoform X1, with the protein product MFVFEDLISLLFSDFDFPSSLSCMYVVKWCRAESENSLYLSIINFSAHETCAVNAMENSKVLSNMRNVIYSGKHALLPPKSPFPSGSSSYADYFPNPIIGSRALQNPREGNVQHHRTSSESLLMEEQPSWLDDLLNEPETPIQRGGHRRSSSDSFAYLDAGNVSNENHTQDDSQCKNMYLPSWASQGFDSHQTSLYMKANWIKQKNRTRELPPTTLTANPGARPSAKSSILLENSRSLSTPQEANEFASSSEKQDSAETGLPDRKLSERMDSSHVKPGPADTDNKRAKQQFAQRSRVRKLQYIAELERNVQALQANGSEVSAELEFLSQQNLILGMENKALKQRLESLSQEQLIKYLEHEVLEREIGRLRMLYQQQQQPQPPPSTLKRTKSRDLETQFAKLSLRQKDAHTGSESVAGPVQI
- the LOC120070104 gene encoding uncharacterized protein At4g06598 isoform X2; amino-acid sequence: MQCGRRISSVETCAVNAMENSKVLSNMRNVIYSGKHALLPPKSPFPSGSSSYADYFPNPIIGSRALQNPREGNVQHHRTSSESLLMEEQPSWLDDLLNEPETPIQRGGHRRSSSDSFAYLDAGNVSNENHTQDDSQCKNMYLPSWASQGFDSHQTSLYMKANWIKQKNRTRELPPTTLTANPGARPSAKSSILLENSRSLSTPQEANEFASSSEKQDSAETGLPDRKLSERMDSSHVKPGPADTDNKRAKQQFAQRSRVRKLQYIAELERNVQALQANGSEVSAELEFLSQQNLILGMENKALKQRLESLSQEQLIKYLEHEVLEREIGRLRMLYQQQQQPQPPPSTLKRTKSRDLETQFAKLSLRQKDAHTGSESVAGPVQI